A part of Pseudomonas lutea genomic DNA contains:
- a CDS encoding DUF5924 family protein, which produces MPDINAIIQHTLVQRVLEFIKRYPGLIAFFGFCSGIGSFILVDRQAKLATWIAVILLVSWIWLMVENSAVALFAKMFKREIPQPLLRYATQMIHQESLFFVLPFFFVTTTWNSGQLAFTGLLGAAGLISIIDPLYYKWLAPRRWLFMGLHTLTLFAALLTALPIIVHLTTAESYKLALGIAMLLSFPSLASGYPINNWKRGVGLVVMTLAIGGAGWLLRFWVPPATLWLTEAAISTRFDNQNRTPGESIQEIGVNQLRSAGLYAYTSINAPRGLNERIYHVWRHNGEEIERIALDIRGGREEGYRAWTHKQNFPPDVLGKWQVRVLTEDGQMIGVLRFEVTERDQPAVTRNKTKPAGLKPGTDAVGPDDSAAKKPGNSAPAETPSAPAETN; this is translated from the coding sequence ATGCCAGACATTAACGCCATCATTCAGCACACGCTGGTACAGCGCGTACTGGAGTTCATCAAGCGTTATCCCGGTCTGATCGCGTTTTTCGGATTCTGCTCAGGCATCGGCAGTTTCATTCTGGTCGATCGCCAGGCCAAACTGGCGACGTGGATCGCCGTCATTCTTCTGGTGAGCTGGATTTGGCTGATGGTAGAAAACAGCGCTGTCGCGTTGTTCGCCAAGATGTTCAAACGCGAGATTCCCCAGCCGCTGTTGCGCTACGCAACGCAAATGATTCACCAGGAGAGCCTGTTCTTCGTCCTGCCATTTTTCTTCGTGACCACCACCTGGAACAGTGGCCAACTGGCATTCACCGGGCTGCTGGGTGCAGCTGGCCTGATCTCGATCATCGATCCGCTGTATTACAAATGGCTGGCACCGCGGCGCTGGCTGTTCATGGGGCTGCATACGCTGACGCTGTTCGCGGCGTTGCTCACGGCACTGCCGATCATTGTTCACCTCACCACCGCCGAGAGTTACAAGCTGGCACTGGGCATTGCCATGCTGTTGTCGTTTCCGAGCCTGGCTTCGGGCTACCCGATCAATAACTGGAAGCGCGGCGTCGGCCTGGTAGTGATGACACTGGCAATCGGCGGCGCGGGCTGGCTGCTGCGGTTCTGGGTGCCGCCGGCAACGCTTTGGCTGACCGAGGCCGCGATCAGCACACGCTTCGATAACCAGAACCGAACGCCTGGCGAAAGCATTCAGGAGATCGGGGTCAATCAGTTGCGCAGCGCGGGTCTTTACGCGTACACCTCGATCAACGCACCGCGCGGGCTGAACGAGCGGATTTATCACGTCTGGCGCCACAACGGCGAGGAAATAGAGCGTATTGCTCTAGACATTCGTGGTGGCCGTGAGGAAGGCTATCGGGCCTGGACGCACAAGCAGAATTTTCCGCCGGATGTCCTTGGCAAATGGCAGGTGAGAGTACTGACCGAGGACGGACAAATGATCGGTGTGCTGCGCTTTGAGGTGACTGAACGCGATCAACCTGCGGTCACTCGCAACAAGACCAAGCCGGCAGGTTTGAAACCGGGCACCGACGCCGTGGGACCGGATGACAGCGCTGCCAAAAAACCGGGGAACAGCGCGCCAGCAGAGACCCCATCCGCGCCAGCCGAAACCAACTAA
- a CDS encoding Na/Pi cotransporter family protein — MLTLLDLLSAVALLIWGTHIVRTGILRVYGSQLRRVIGQNMSKRPLAFVAGILVTAVVQSSNATAMLVTSFVGQGLMGLTPALAIMLGADVGTAVMSRILTFDLSWLSPLLIFLGVIFFLSRKQTRIGQMGRVGIGLGLIILALQLIVTAAAPITQAAGVKVLFASLTGDLLLDALVGAMFALISYSSLAAVLLTATLAGAEIISLPVAIGLVIGANIGSGLLAFLSTSMQNVAGRQVALGSLLYKLIGLVLITPLLTPLVAWMDTLNVSPSSLVISFHVIYNSLRCLIMLPTVGPMGRLCASILPRQAEINGQTKPRHLDLTALATPSLALANAVRETLRMGDLIDSMLNAMQEVLRGNQTAVTQEVRRLNDDVEVLYNAIKLYLAQMPRDELSDQDNRRWAEIIELAINLELASGLIERMLRKVQQQKTSQRRSFSDVGLEELSGLHEQLMANLRLGLSVFLSGDPESARQLLREKRRFRAQERRLAHAHVSRLQRKIVQSIETSSLHLELISDMKRLNSLFCSSAYAVLETSDTGALASDSQAD; from the coding sequence ATGCTGACCCTGCTCGATTTGCTTTCCGCCGTCGCGCTGCTGATCTGGGGCACACATATCGTTCGTACGGGCATTCTGCGCGTCTACGGCTCGCAGCTGCGCCGCGTCATCGGGCAAAACATGTCCAAGCGCCCGCTGGCTTTCGTCGCGGGGATACTCGTAACGGCAGTCGTGCAGAGCAGTAACGCCACAGCGATGCTGGTGACGTCATTCGTAGGCCAGGGGCTGATGGGGCTAACGCCCGCACTGGCAATCATGCTCGGCGCCGACGTCGGTACGGCCGTCATGTCGCGAATCCTCACCTTCGACCTGTCATGGCTGTCACCTCTGCTCATCTTCCTCGGCGTGATCTTTTTTCTCTCGCGCAAGCAGACCCGGATCGGTCAAATGGGTCGAGTCGGCATCGGTCTGGGCCTGATCATTCTGGCATTACAACTGATCGTCACCGCTGCGGCGCCCATCACTCAGGCGGCCGGGGTCAAGGTACTGTTCGCGTCACTGACCGGCGACCTACTGCTTGATGCTCTGGTGGGTGCGATGTTCGCGCTGATTTCCTACTCCAGTCTCGCAGCCGTGTTGTTGACCGCGACGCTCGCCGGCGCGGAAATCATAAGCCTGCCGGTGGCGATCGGCCTGGTCATTGGTGCGAACATCGGCAGCGGTCTGTTGGCGTTCCTCAGCACCAGCATGCAAAACGTCGCAGGTCGTCAAGTTGCGCTAGGCAGCCTGTTGTACAAACTGATCGGCCTGGTGCTCATCACTCCCTTGCTCACCCCACTGGTCGCGTGGATGGACACACTCAATGTCAGCCCGTCCAGCCTGGTGATCAGTTTCCATGTGATCTACAACTCGCTGCGCTGCCTGATCATGTTGCCGACGGTGGGCCCGATGGGCCGCCTGTGTGCCTCGATCCTGCCCCGGCAGGCTGAGATCAACGGCCAGACCAAGCCTCGACATCTGGACCTGACCGCACTGGCCACGCCAAGCCTGGCACTGGCAAACGCAGTGCGTGAGACCCTGCGCATGGGCGATCTGATAGACAGCATGCTCAATGCCATGCAGGAAGTCCTGCGTGGCAACCAGACGGCCGTGACGCAGGAGGTGCGCAGGCTCAATGATGATGTCGAGGTGCTTTACAACGCTATCAAGCTGTATCTGGCGCAGATGCCGCGTGATGAGCTAAGCGATCAGGACAATCGCCGCTGGGCGGAGATCATCGAACTGGCAATCAACCTTGAGCTCGCCAGTGGCCTCATAGAGCGCATGTTGCGCAAGGTGCAGCAGCAGAAGACGTCGCAACGACGGTCTTTTTCCGACGTCGGTCTGGAGGAACTCTCCGGACTGCACGAGCAATTGATGGCGAACCTACGGCTGGGCTTGTCGGTGTTCCTGAGTGGCGACCCGGAGAGTGCGCGTCAATTGTTACGTGAGAAACGTCGCTTTCGCGCGCAGGAGCGCCGCCTGGCACACGCCCATGTCAGCAGGCTGCAACGCAAGATCGTGCAGAGTATCGAGACCAGCTCACTGCACCTTGAGCTGATTTCTGACATGAAACGCTTGAACTCGCTGTTCTGCAGCAGCGCCTATGCGGTCCTCGAAACCTCCGACACAGGTGCCTTGGCCAGCGACAGTCAAGCGGACTGA
- a CDS encoding M16 family metallopeptidase, with product MRRLLFVCLLLTSLSSMALDRFQVEGYVLPNGLQLLLKPGDKGHVAIRLVVGIGFDDFKCEDKELPHLLEHLLFSGIDNSGEGGLEQQMQALGGEWNAFTSNTDTTFVIEAPAQNQRKVLDLLLNLLTHTQLNQANLDTAKRIVAREDGGHYSHLQRWLDKRDVGHGAGNQLAVELGLKCPERPEVDHLTLEQVENIHDNWYASNNMTLIIVGDLDKLLPAYLDRTFGQLNAVDPTEHPPLRSISEKAEPERTLVRGALGDGAKLHLFFPEPDMGEQHDETWDLVKAYLDWALYSELRLDKGYSYGPWADREAFGDTGFLSLNADLSRDDVDPATAAVRAMLQRLRKEGMDPATFARLQQASIAKQAWTVQGNSALADYYWGALNDYDDGRFQDPAKRTRGVSLDLANVAMRQLLAQPGYVRVEEPLLSYDELYGIGVVLSAVLALLVLWRWRAYKKRPL from the coding sequence ATGCGTCGCCTGCTGTTCGTTTGTTTGTTGCTCACATCCCTATCTTCGATGGCACTCGACCGGTTTCAGGTCGAGGGCTATGTGCTGCCCAATGGTTTGCAACTGCTGCTCAAGCCGGGGGACAAAGGCCACGTTGCGATTCGTCTTGTGGTGGGCATCGGCTTTGACGACTTCAAGTGCGAGGACAAGGAGCTGCCGCACCTGCTGGAGCATCTGCTTTTCAGTGGGATCGACAACAGCGGGGAAGGCGGCCTTGAGCAGCAGATGCAGGCCCTCGGCGGCGAGTGGAATGCTTTCACCAGCAATACCGACACGACCTTTGTCATCGAGGCCCCAGCCCAGAACCAGCGCAAGGTCCTCGACCTATTACTCAATTTGCTGACCCATACGCAGCTCAATCAGGCCAACCTGGACACCGCCAAGCGTATTGTTGCTCGTGAGGACGGTGGCCATTATTCACATCTGCAACGCTGGCTGGACAAGCGCGACGTTGGCCACGGCGCCGGTAATCAACTCGCTGTCGAGCTGGGGCTCAAATGCCCGGAGCGGCCTGAGGTTGATCATCTGACCCTGGAGCAGGTCGAGAACATCCACGACAACTGGTACGCCTCCAACAACATGACCCTGATCATCGTCGGAGACCTCGACAAGCTCCTGCCGGCGTATCTGGACCGCACGTTTGGCCAGCTCAACGCTGTCGATCCGACTGAGCATCCTCCCCTCCGCTCGATTTCCGAAAAGGCAGAGCCTGAACGGACATTGGTACGCGGTGCATTGGGCGATGGCGCGAAGCTGCATCTGTTTTTTCCTGAGCCGGACATGGGCGAGCAGCATGACGAAACCTGGGATCTGGTGAAGGCCTATCTGGACTGGGCGCTCTACAGCGAACTGCGTCTGGACAAAGGCTATTCTTACGGCCCGTGGGCTGACCGTGAAGCCTTCGGTGACACCGGATTTCTTAGCCTCAATGCCGACCTGAGCCGTGACGACGTGGACCCGGCCACCGCAGCGGTGCGCGCAATGCTTCAGCGGCTGCGCAAGGAGGGCATGGACCCGGCCACCTTCGCGCGATTGCAGCAGGCGTCGATCGCCAAGCAGGCCTGGACCGTTCAAGGCAACAGCGCGCTGGCCGACTATTACTGGGGAGCTTTGAACGACTACGACGATGGCCGCTTTCAGGATCCGGCCAAGCGCACCCGGGGCGTTAGCCTGGATCTGGCGAACGTGGCGATGCGTCAATTGCTGGCACAACCGGGTTACGTTCGTGTTGAAGAACCATTGCTGAGCTACGACGAGCTCTACGGGATCGGCGTGGTACTGAGCGCAGTGTTAGCGTTGCTGGTCCTCTGGCGCTGGCGCGCCTACAAAAAGCGGCCGCTTTAA
- a CDS encoding GFA family protein — protein sequence MSELQTGGCHCGNLRYQLDAPVDDVAHCHCSICRRTSGGIVMTWTSVPVEAFKWLAGSPTTYDSGPTCVRYFCNNCGAQVALFSRNSPEMMDVTIATLDHPELTPANRHIWTDSRLPWLHVDEHLPGEPEESA from the coding sequence ATGAGCGAATTGCAAACCGGCGGATGCCATTGCGGCAACCTGCGCTATCAACTCGATGCGCCTGTCGATGACGTTGCGCACTGTCACTGTTCGATTTGTCGGCGCACGTCCGGCGGCATCGTGATGACATGGACCAGTGTGCCGGTTGAGGCCTTCAAATGGCTGGCTGGAAGCCCTACAACGTATGACTCGGGCCCGACATGCGTACGGTATTTCTGCAACAACTGTGGCGCTCAGGTCGCCTTGTTCAGCCGCAACAGCCCGGAGATGATGGACGTAACCATTGCCACTCTGGATCACCCGGAGCTGACACCTGCCAACCGACATATCTGGACTGACAGCCGCTTGCCTTGGCTGCACGTGGATGAGCATCTGCCGGGGGAGCCTGAAGAAAGCGCGTGA
- a CDS encoding CitMHS family transporter produces the protein MLTFLGFAMVVAFMYLIMSKRLSALIALIIVPIVFALFGGFASEIGPMMLAGITKLAPTGVMLMFAILYFALMIDSGLFDPAVRKILKLVKGDPVKVSVGTAVLALVVSLDGDGATTYMICVAAMLPLYSRLGMSPRIMAGLIILAGGVMNMTPWGGPTARAASALHVDPSDIFVPMIPAMLAGVVAILVIAYFYGKRERARLGELHLPGDEVDHSEISVSQFPEARRPKLIWFNAALTLVLMVALIMGLLPLPVLFMIAFSIAMIVNYPCLQAQKDRVAAHAGSVLAVVGLIFAAGIFTGILSGTGMVDAMSKSLLAVIPEAMGPYLAVITAVVSMPFTFFMSNDAFYYGVLPVLAEAASHYGISPVEMARASIVGQPVHLLSPLVPSTYLLVALAGIEFGDHQRFTLKWAVLVCVCILIAALLMGIFPLFSSL, from the coding sequence ATGTTGACCTTCCTCGGCTTCGCCATGGTCGTCGCCTTCATGTACCTGATCATGAGCAAGCGCTTGTCGGCGCTGATTGCACTGATCATTGTTCCTATTGTCTTCGCCCTGTTCGGCGGCTTTGCGTCCGAAATCGGCCCAATGATGCTTGCCGGGATCACCAAGCTTGCGCCAACGGGCGTGATGCTGATGTTCGCCATCCTTTATTTTGCGCTGATGATCGATTCAGGCCTGTTCGACCCGGCCGTGCGCAAGATTCTTAAACTGGTCAAAGGCGACCCGGTCAAAGTGTCGGTCGGCACCGCCGTGCTGGCGTTGGTCGTCTCGCTGGACGGTGACGGCGCCACGACCTACATGATCTGCGTGGCGGCCATGCTGCCACTTTACAGCCGCCTGGGGATGAGCCCGCGCATTATGGCTGGCCTGATCATCCTGGCTGGCGGGGTCATGAACATGACGCCATGGGGCGGTCCGACTGCACGCGCGGCGAGTGCCCTGCATGTAGATCCGTCTGACATCTTCGTACCTATGATTCCGGCAATGCTTGCAGGCGTCGTGGCCATCCTGGTCATCGCCTACTTCTACGGTAAGCGCGAACGCGCCCGTTTGGGTGAACTGCACTTGCCGGGTGATGAGGTCGATCACAGCGAGATCAGCGTTTCTCAGTTCCCCGAAGCCCGTCGTCCGAAGCTGATCTGGTTCAACGCAGCACTGACCCTCGTGTTAATGGTCGCGCTGATCATGGGCCTGCTGCCGCTGCCAGTGCTGTTCATGATCGCGTTCAGCATCGCGATGATCGTTAACTATCCTTGCCTGCAAGCCCAGAAAGACCGCGTGGCCGCTCATGCCGGCAGCGTGCTGGCAGTGGTCGGACTGATTTTCGCTGCAGGGATTTTTACCGGTATCCTGTCCGGCACCGGAATGGTCGATGCAATGTCGAAGAGCCTGCTGGCTGTGATTCCCGAGGCGATGGGGCCTTATCTCGCCGTGATCACCGCCGTTGTCAGCATGCCGTTCACCTTCTTCATGTCCAACGATGCCTTCTACTATGGAGTGCTCCCGGTACTGGCCGAAGCTGCGTCGCATTACGGCATCAGCCCGGTGGAGATGGCACGTGCCTCGATCGTCGGACAGCCCGTCCATCTGTTGAGTCCGTTGGTGCCGTCAACCTACTTGCTGGTTGCACTGGCGGGTATTGAATTCGGTGATCATCAGCGTTTCACCCTCAAATGGGCCGTGCTGGTGTGCGTGTGCATCTTGATCGCCGCGCTGCTGATGGGGATTTTCCCGCTGTTCAGCAGTCTATAA
- a CDS encoding TerC family protein codes for MEWLTNPEIWVAFFTLTALEIVLGIDNIIMISILVSRMPKAMQPRTRIFGLALAMVTRILLLLSITWVMRLTDDLFVVLGQGISGRDLILFFGGLFLLWKSSQEIYHGMEGEEETPDEPKGKGGMFLYTILQIAIIDIVFSLDSVITAVGMVSHVPVMVAAIIVAVLIMMLCAGVISDFIEKHPSLKMLALSFLIVVGTVLIAESFDVHVPKGYVYFAMAFSLAVEAINIKMRTSVAKKRAMQDPTKLRKDVPEQ; via the coding sequence ATGGAATGGCTGACCAACCCTGAGATCTGGGTTGCTTTCTTCACGCTCACTGCTCTGGAAATCGTCCTCGGCATCGACAACATCATCATGATCTCGATCCTGGTCAGCCGCATGCCCAAGGCAATGCAGCCGCGCACCCGGATCTTCGGCCTCGCGCTGGCAATGGTGACGCGGATTCTGTTGCTGCTGTCGATCACATGGGTCATGCGCCTGACCGACGATCTGTTCGTGGTTCTGGGCCAGGGTATTTCCGGACGTGATCTGATTCTGTTCTTCGGTGGCCTGTTTCTGCTGTGGAAAAGCTCGCAAGAGATTTACCACGGCATGGAAGGAGAGGAAGAAACGCCGGACGAGCCCAAGGGCAAAGGCGGCATGTTTCTGTACACCATTCTCCAGATCGCGATCATCGACATCGTGTTCTCGCTGGACTCCGTTATCACGGCCGTCGGCATGGTTTCTCATGTGCCTGTGATGGTCGCAGCGATCATCGTGGCGGTGTTGATCATGATGCTGTGCGCGGGCGTTATCAGCGACTTCATCGAAAAGCACCCTTCGCTGAAGATGCTGGCCTTGTCGTTCCTGATTGTCGTCGGCACCGTGCTGATCGCAGAATCGTTCGACGTGCACGTGCCCAAAGGCTACGTCTACTTCGCCATGGCGTTCTCGCTGGCGGTGGAGGCGATCAACATAAAGATGCGCACATCGGTGGCGAAGAAACGTGCGATGCAGGACCCGACGAAGCTGCGCAAGGATGTTCCAGAGCAGTGA